The DNA sequence GATCAGCGCGATGAGGTTTTCCTTTTCCTCGTAGTTCAGTCCTGCTGCCGGTTCATCTAACAAAAGAACGCGAGGCTGGGTGGCCAATGCTCTGGCGATTTCCAGATAGCGCTGCGCCCCGTACGGCAGATTTTTAGCGATGCGCTCGCTATATTCCTCGATGCCTACGAAGTTTAGACACGCCATAGCAGTTTCTTCGATTAGCCGTTCTTCTTGCTTCTGAGCACGCGTCTGCCAGAGTGCTCCCCATACCGTTTGTTTGGTTCGGCCGTGCATCCCCGCTTTGACATTGTCGAGCACCGACAGATTCGGGAACAGCCGTAGATTTTGAAAGGTCCTCGCCATCCCCATGCAGGTAATCTGACTCGGTTTTTTCCCGACGAGGTTCTCATCTTGTAGCAGAATTTGCCCGGAGGAGGGTCGATAGAATCCGGTGATCATGTTGAAAACAGAGGTCTTGCCTGCTCCATTCGGTCCGATAATACTCGTG is a window from the Brevibacillus choshinensis genome containing:
- a CDS encoding ABC transporter ATP-binding protein — protein: MSALTLKNITLKFGGLTAVNDLSFDIPAGSITSIIGPNGAGKTSVFNMITGFYRPSSGQILLQDENLVGKKPSQITCMGMARTFQNLRLFPNLSVLDNVKAGMHGRTKQTVWGALWQTRAQKQEERLIEETAMACLNFVGIEEYSERIAKNLPYGAQRYLEIARALATQPRVLLLDEPAAGLNYEEKENLIALIRRIRETYQLTVVIIEHDMGLIKKISERVIVLDYGQKIAEGTPVDVLNHPRVVEAYLGKEEEAV